A genomic region of Planococcus kocurii contains the following coding sequences:
- a CDS encoding winged helix-turn-helix transcriptional regulator: MEIHYKEKTYFSGKDLALSAIGGRWKIAVIWCLLHDSPLRLSEIQKKLPQANQRMLIRQLRELEEDQIITRFVYPVVPPKVEYQLSDIGLRLEPVVTSICNWGDEFSDFVRKEATKIPVE; this comes from the coding sequence TTGGAAATTCATTATAAAGAAAAAACCTATTTCTCTGGAAAAGATTTAGCATTGTCAGCTATTGGCGGCCGTTGGAAAATAGCTGTTATCTGGTGTCTATTACATGATTCTCCACTACGACTGAGTGAAATACAGAAAAAACTTCCCCAAGCCAATCAGCGCATGTTAATTAGGCAACTAAGAGAATTAGAAGAAGACCAAATCATAACTCGTTTTGTTTATCCGGTTGTGCCACCTAAAGTAGAGTATCAATTGAGTGATATCGGTCTTCGTCTAGAGCCTGTAGTTACATCTATTTGTAATTGGGGCGACGAATTTAGTGACTTTGTCAGAAAAGAAGCCACTAAAATTCCAGTCGAATAA
- a CDS encoding S-(hydroxymethyl)glutathione dehydrogenase/class III alcohol dehydrogenase, giving the protein MKSRAAVAFKAGEPLQIVEIDVEEPKAKEVMVKILYTSVCHTDAFTLSGNDPEGVFPAVLGHEGGGVVVSVGEGVTSVKPGDHVIPLYTAECGECKFCLSGKTNLCSAVRETQGKGLMTDGTTRFSYNGEPVYHYMGTSTFSEYTVVNEVSLAKVDEDAPLDKVCLLGCGVTTGMGAVKNTAKVEEGAVAAVFGVGAIGLAVVQGLVKANASRIIVIDLNEDKFELAKKMGATDFINPSKFDKPIQEVIVEMTDGGVDYSFECIGNVEVMRSALECCHKGWGESIILGVAGAGKEISTRPFQLVTGRVWRGSAFGGVKGRTELPGMVKDFMNGDIDLESFITHHLAFQEINEAFELLHKGESIRTILTYGE; this is encoded by the coding sequence ATGAAAAGTAGAGCAGCAGTCGCGTTTAAAGCAGGAGAACCTCTTCAAATCGTTGAAATCGATGTAGAAGAACCAAAAGCAAAAGAAGTCATGGTAAAAATACTCTATACATCGGTTTGTCATACGGATGCGTTCACGTTATCAGGCAATGACCCAGAAGGCGTTTTTCCAGCTGTTTTAGGACATGAAGGCGGCGGTGTCGTGGTATCTGTCGGAGAAGGTGTAACGTCTGTAAAACCAGGAGATCACGTGATTCCACTTTACACAGCGGAATGTGGCGAGTGTAAATTCTGCTTGTCAGGTAAAACAAACTTGTGTAGTGCAGTGCGCGAAACACAAGGTAAAGGCTTAATGACAGACGGCACAACGCGTTTTTCTTATAACGGAGAGCCGGTTTATCATTACATGGGCACGAGCACATTTAGTGAATACACGGTTGTGAACGAAGTGAGCTTAGCAAAAGTGGATGAAGATGCTCCATTAGATAAAGTTTGCTTGCTTGGTTGTGGTGTTACGACAGGCATGGGCGCAGTGAAAAATACGGCGAAAGTTGAAGAAGGTGCTGTAGCGGCAGTCTTTGGAGTAGGCGCAATTGGGCTAGCGGTCGTTCAAGGATTGGTAAAAGCAAATGCCAGCCGTATTATTGTGATCGACTTGAACGAAGATAAATTTGAACTAGCGAAGAAAATGGGTGCGACTGATTTTATTAACCCGTCGAAATTCGATAAGCCGATTCAAGAAGTAATTGTTGAAATGACCGATGGCGGCGTTGATTATAGCTTTGAGTGTATCGGAAACGTTGAGGTTATGCGTTCAGCTCTTGAATGTTGTCATAAAGGCTGGGGCGAAAGCATTATCTTAGGTGTCGCAGGTGCGGGCAAAGAAATTAGCACACGTCCATTCCAATTGGTGACAGGACGCGTATGGCGTGGATCGGCATTTGGTGGTGTTAAAGGACGTACGGAATTGCCTGGCATGGTCAAAGACTTTATGAACGGGGACATTGATTTGGAGTCGTTTATCACGCATCACTTAGCATTCCAAGAGATAAACGAAGCATTTGAACTTTTGCATAAAGGTGAGTCGATTCGTACGATTTTAACTTATGGAGAGTGA
- the fghA gene encoding S-formylglutathione hydrolase, whose translation MNLKNVETKIAFDGEQRKYSHFSEALQCDMTFSIYLPTNNEKKEIPLIWWLSGLTCTDDNFSQKSGFQRLAEIHQVAVIIPDTSPRGEAVADDAAYDLGQGAGFYVDATEQPWSEHYKMYTYITEELAEIASTLVPRFSGKESIMGHSMGGHGALVIGMKNAQRFKAISAFSPILSPSQVPWGIKAFSTYLGKDKATWLEWDATELVKTTHAPPILISQGTQDSFYPEQLEETAFLKNAKENNQLVEYTKNAGYDHSYFFISTFLDDHFAFHMKNLK comes from the coding sequence ATGAATCTTAAAAATGTTGAAACAAAAATAGCTTTTGACGGGGAACAACGTAAATACAGTCATTTTTCGGAAGCCTTGCAATGTGATATGACATTTAGCATTTACTTACCAACCAATAATGAAAAGAAAGAAATTCCTCTTATCTGGTGGCTATCAGGCTTAACGTGCACAGATGATAATTTTAGTCAAAAAAGTGGTTTTCAACGATTGGCTGAAATACACCAAGTAGCGGTTATAATTCCAGATACGTCACCGCGCGGAGAAGCTGTTGCAGATGACGCTGCTTATGACCTTGGACAAGGTGCAGGCTTTTATGTAGATGCTACTGAACAACCATGGTCAGAGCATTATAAAATGTATACGTACATTACAGAAGAGTTAGCTGAAATTGCGTCTACACTGGTCCCTCGTTTTTCAGGCAAAGAAAGCATCATGGGCCACTCCATGGGCGGTCATGGAGCCTTAGTCATTGGGATGAAAAATGCACAACGTTTTAAAGCAATTTCTGCTTTTTCCCCTATTTTGAGTCCAAGCCAAGTACCATGGGGAATAAAAGCTTTTTCAACTTATTTAGGCAAAGATAAAGCAACTTGGTTAGAGTGGGATGCGACAGAATTAGTAAAAACAACTCATGCACCACCTATCCTGATTTCTCAAGGAACTCAAGATTCGTTTTATCCAGAACAATTGGAAGAGACAGCTTTCTTAAAAAATGCTAAAGAAAATAACCAATTGGTGGAGTACACGAAAAACGCTGGTTATGATCATAGTTATTTCTTTATCTCCACTTTCTTGGATGATCATTTCGCCTTCCATATGAAGAACTTAAAATGA
- the gshAB gene encoding bifunctional glutamate--cysteine ligase GshA/glutathione synthetase GshB has translation MDMKKMLVNERVKPYLSKARYGIEKEGQRVDLTGMLVHTNHPENIAMSDDHPYIKRDFAETQMELVTPVTDSLKELFDYLTAIHEVAYRSMDENEMLWPLSMPPELPKDEKDIIIAKLANDEGVQYRQSLADSYGRRKQMISGIHYNFEFSDELLQALFKAQSEIIAFPHFKTEVYMKITRNYLHYRWLITYLYGASPSSEKNFFDNDSLDEPVRSIRSSKYGYTNRNNVQVSYSSLKTYIADISLMIEKGILSEEKEFYSAVRLRGGSQVADLEERGIGYIELRNIDINPFDKNGISYEQAEFLHLFLIYMLWKDEEMDCDEWVKKGELYSEAVALEHPLAITQFKAEAETIVDEIEQLTQLLGLAVSEGLFANFREMLQDPSKTLAGKLFEKSKDSSQGQVATCIAKEYHETAWEKPYQLTSFTDMELSTQFLIFDAMQQGIQVEIIDRQDQFLKLKLNNHIEYVKNGNMTSKDSYIATLIMENKTVTKKILQQQGFRVPAGEEFNDIEQALQAFELFSTKAFVVKPKSTNYGLGISIFKEGASYEDYQKSLTLAFEEDSSVLIEEFLNGTEYRFFIMNDEVQAVMSRIPANVVGDGKHTVEELVAQKNQDPLRGRDHRTPLEKIQLGELEVLMLKGQGKKLDSIPKKDEILYLRENSNVSTGGDSIDVTDQISDDYKKIAVDAVAALGAKISGIDLIIESIEVPASANNAYGIIEANFNPSMYMHIFPYKGKSRRVTMKLIRYLFPELV, from the coding sequence ATGGATATGAAAAAAATGTTAGTCAATGAACGTGTAAAACCATATTTGTCAAAAGCTCGTTACGGTATTGAAAAAGAAGGTCAACGGGTTGATTTGACGGGGATGTTGGTTCACACAAACCATCCTGAAAATATAGCGATGAGCGATGACCATCCTTATATCAAACGTGATTTTGCGGAGACACAGATGGAATTGGTTACACCGGTTACGGATTCACTAAAAGAACTTTTTGATTACTTAACAGCTATTCATGAAGTGGCCTATCGGTCGATGGATGAAAACGAAATGCTTTGGCCACTAAGTATGCCACCGGAATTACCAAAAGACGAAAAAGATATTATTATTGCAAAATTAGCTAACGATGAAGGTGTTCAATACCGTCAATCATTAGCCGATTCTTATGGTCGTCGCAAGCAAATGATTAGTGGTATTCATTATAACTTTGAATTTAGTGATGAATTGCTCCAAGCTTTGTTTAAGGCGCAGTCTGAAATCATAGCTTTTCCTCATTTTAAAACTGAAGTTTATATGAAAATTACTCGAAACTATTTGCACTATAGATGGCTAATTACCTATTTGTATGGGGCCTCTCCTAGCAGTGAAAAGAATTTCTTTGACAATGATTCTTTAGATGAGCCAGTGAGAAGCATTCGAAGTAGCAAATACGGTTATACAAATCGAAACAATGTGCAAGTATCCTATAGTAGTTTAAAAACCTATATAGCTGATATTTCTTTAATGATTGAAAAGGGAATACTCAGTGAAGAAAAAGAGTTTTACTCGGCTGTCCGTTTAAGAGGTGGAAGTCAAGTTGCAGATTTAGAAGAACGCGGCATTGGATATATCGAATTAAGAAACATCGATATTAATCCTTTTGACAAAAATGGAATTAGCTATGAACAAGCAGAGTTTCTGCATCTGTTCTTGATTTATATGTTATGGAAAGATGAAGAGATGGATTGTGACGAATGGGTTAAAAAAGGAGAACTTTATAGCGAAGCAGTGGCACTTGAACACCCATTGGCAATTACACAATTTAAAGCAGAAGCTGAAACTATCGTTGATGAAATAGAGCAATTGACACAATTGCTAGGATTAGCTGTTTCTGAAGGCTTATTTGCTAATTTTAGAGAAATGTTACAAGACCCAAGTAAAACTTTAGCAGGAAAGCTTTTTGAAAAAAGTAAAGACAGCAGTCAAGGTCAAGTAGCCACGTGCATTGCGAAAGAATATCATGAAACTGCATGGGAAAAACCATACCAATTAACTTCATTTACAGATATGGAATTGTCCACTCAATTTTTAATATTTGATGCAATGCAGCAAGGAATTCAAGTGGAAATTATAGACCGTCAAGATCAATTTTTAAAACTGAAGCTGAATAATCATATTGAATATGTCAAGAATGGCAATATGACCAGTAAAGACAGCTATATTGCGACTTTAATTATGGAAAACAAAACCGTAACGAAGAAAATTCTTCAGCAGCAGGGATTCCGTGTTCCAGCAGGTGAAGAATTTAACGACATTGAACAAGCTTTACAAGCCTTTGAGTTATTTTCCACTAAAGCTTTTGTCGTAAAGCCGAAATCGACAAATTATGGTTTGGGAATTTCGATTTTCAAAGAAGGGGCAAGCTATGAGGATTATCAAAAATCTCTTACACTGGCTTTTGAAGAAGATTCTTCTGTGTTAATAGAAGAGTTTCTTAACGGAACAGAATACCGATTTTTTATCATGAATGACGAAGTACAAGCCGTTATGTCAAGAATTCCAGCAAATGTCGTCGGGGATGGTAAACACACGGTTGAAGAATTAGTAGCTCAAAAAAACCAGGATCCACTGAGAGGCAGAGATCACCGAACACCGTTAGAAAAGATTCAATTAGGCGAGTTAGAAGTGTTAATGCTTAAAGGGCAAGGAAAGAAATTGGATTCAATTCCAAAAAAAGACGAAATCCTCTATTTGCGCGAGAACTCAAATGTGAGCACAGGCGGCGATTCAATTGATGTCACCGATCAAATTTCAGATGACTATAAAAAGATAGCTGTAGATGCAGTAGCTGCTCTTGGAGCTAAGATTAGTGGCATCGATTTAATTATTGAAAGTATTGAAGTTCCAGCGTCGGCTAACAATGCTTATGGAATTATTGAAGCGAACTTCAATCCCTCTATGTATATGCATATTTTCCCGTACAAAGGAAAATCGCGCCGCGTGACAATGAAGTTGATACGTTATTTATTTCCGGAGCTTGTGTAA
- a CDS encoding plastocyanin/azurin family copper-binding protein, which yields MINKKIGFILAASILSLAACGEEQTSGNEKAEPAVEEQGSTAEETTTEEVEEEPAEEVVEEEPAEETTEAEPVEESSPEAKSGTASDLLSNGDKTSFVFNEAGEFSIFCEPHPVMQMTVIVEEGAEAMDKVEVDIADYAFGEETITVAPGTTIEWTNQDQVQHNVAFK from the coding sequence ATGATTAACAAAAAAATCGGGTTTATTCTCGCTGCATCAATCTTGTCATTAGCAGCTTGTGGGGAAGAACAAACGTCGGGTAACGAAAAGGCTGAACCGGCAGTTGAGGAACAAGGAAGTACCGCAGAAGAAACTACTACTGAAGAAGTAGAAGAAGAGCCTGCGGAAGAAGTTGTGGAAGAAGAACCAGCTGAAGAAACAACAGAGGCTGAACCCGTGGAAGAAAGCTCACCTGAAGCGAAAAGTGGTACCGCTTCTGATTTATTATCAAATGGAGACAAGACGAGCTTTGTGTTTAACGAAGCAGGTGAATTTTCGATATTCTGTGAACCGCACCCTGTTATGCAAATGACCGTGATTGTTGAAGAAGGTGCTGAAGCTATGGATAAAGTAGAAGTCGATATTGCAGATTATGCATTTGGCGAAGAAACGATTACTGTTGCTCCTGGAACAACGATTGAATGGACCAACCAAGATCAAGTTCAGCACAATGTTGCATTTAAATAA
- a CDS encoding SDR family NAD(P)-dependent oxidoreductase, giving the protein MKRVHGKVALITGGASGIGLSTASLLAKEGAKVVIADFNTAGAKEAAAKINEEGGEASSIFLDASKEDSIKEAVDFTVKQYGTITVLFNNVGLTNLQKDLDVVNIDLDEWDRLMNVNLKSVLLGARFAIPHMIKAGGGSIINTASMSGFTGDVIRSAYGASKAAVVNLTKYTAAQYGKDNIRCNAIAPGLILTPAAKNNLTPEVLSIFEKYNALPYHGEADDIGYTALFLASDESKFITGQTIQVEGGHYIANPTVPDFKAFSEQA; this is encoded by the coding sequence ATGAAACGAGTTCACGGAAAAGTAGCATTAATAACAGGAGGAGCTTCTGGCATCGGTCTTTCAACAGCTAGTCTTTTAGCAAAAGAAGGGGCAAAAGTAGTCATTGCTGATTTTAATACAGCTGGCGCAAAGGAGGCTGCCGCTAAAATTAACGAAGAAGGTGGAGAGGCTTCGAGTATCTTTTTAGATGCATCGAAAGAAGATTCCATCAAAGAAGCCGTTGACTTTACAGTAAAACAGTACGGAACAATTACCGTATTATTTAATAATGTCGGTTTGACAAATCTTCAAAAAGATTTAGATGTCGTCAACATTGACTTGGATGAATGGGACCGACTTATGAATGTAAACTTGAAAAGCGTGCTGTTAGGTGCTCGATTCGCCATTCCCCACATGATTAAAGCTGGAGGCGGCTCGATTATCAATACCGCTTCCATGTCCGGATTTACAGGAGATGTTATTCGTTCTGCTTATGGTGCTTCAAAAGCAGCTGTTGTCAATTTAACGAAATACACAGCTGCACAATACGGCAAAGACAATATTCGATGCAACGCGATTGCTCCAGGACTAATTTTGACACCTGCTGCAAAAAATAACTTAACTCCTGAAGTATTATCTATTTTCGAAAAATACAATGCCCTTCCTTACCATGGCGAAGCAGACGATATCGGTTATACAGCTCTTTTCCTTGCCTCTGATGAATCTAAATTTATTACAGGACAAACAATCCAAGTCGAAGGCGGACATTATATCGCAAATCCAACTGTGCCTGACTTTAAAGCTTTCTCAGAACAAGCTTAA
- a CDS encoding MarR family winged helix-turn-helix transcriptional regulator, with protein sequence METENLFKLIHTVEAITNRAIVDWNDIFPHNIGVSPILVLSELERNGPQNQMKLADLLGFTGGAMTNIASKLVKLELAIRTFNDSDRRQVLLKVTPKGSSLLQEAQRLGKQQHIEMFQVLDEDEIAQYLSINEKLLKSLKTKKSNR encoded by the coding sequence TTGGAGACAGAAAATTTATTTAAACTTATCCACACAGTAGAAGCGATCACGAACAGAGCAATCGTTGATTGGAATGATATTTTCCCTCATAATATAGGTGTTTCTCCTATATTGGTTTTAAGCGAATTAGAACGGAACGGTCCGCAAAACCAAATGAAACTAGCAGATTTACTTGGCTTTACTGGTGGTGCCATGACAAATATTGCATCCAAACTTGTGAAACTTGAACTGGCCATTCGGACATTTAATGACAGTGATCGTCGACAAGTTTTACTGAAAGTTACACCAAAAGGATCTTCATTGCTTCAAGAAGCGCAAAGGTTAGGGAAACAACAGCACATCGAAATGTTCCAAGTATTGGATGAAGACGAGATTGCTCAATACTTATCTATTAACGAAAAATTATTAAAAAGTTTGAAAACCAAAAAAAGTAATCGATAG
- a CDS encoding LacI family DNA-binding transcriptional regulator, with translation MANIKELAQMAGVSVATVSRVLNNHPYVSENKRNAVEQAMKASNYQRNLNAVHLSKGKTMLIGVIVPFVNHPYFGLLVEGIANEAVKNNYKLVLFQTNYEETREIEALEMLKHKQIDALIICSRNSPFSVVDDYTKYGPITLCEDSREKNMSSTFVDHYKSFSQALNYLHSKGHKKIGYCLARNSGSNSRYREKAYEDFLKKINEPFVPDYVFYDCLYFEDGQTVIQRLIGMHSPPTALIVTNDQVAAGILVCCTEEDISVPDQLAILSFDNQPIAQVMNITTLEIPLVEIGKNLLLQAINHRQVHHDELFVKMIERKTV, from the coding sequence TTGGCAAATATTAAAGAACTCGCTCAAATGGCAGGAGTTTCAGTAGCGACAGTCTCCCGCGTATTAAACAATCATCCGTATGTTAGTGAAAACAAACGGAATGCAGTCGAACAGGCTATGAAAGCATCCAATTATCAACGAAACTTAAATGCTGTACATTTAAGTAAAGGCAAAACCATGCTAATTGGTGTGATTGTCCCTTTTGTAAATCACCCCTATTTTGGTTTATTGGTTGAAGGAATAGCCAATGAAGCGGTTAAAAATAATTATAAATTAGTTCTTTTTCAAACAAATTACGAAGAAACAAGAGAAATCGAAGCGTTGGAAATGCTGAAGCATAAGCAAATCGATGCGTTAATCATTTGTTCTCGAAATTCTCCATTTAGCGTGGTAGATGACTATACTAAATACGGTCCCATTACCCTGTGTGAAGATAGCAGAGAAAAAAATATGTCTTCTACTTTCGTTGATCATTACAAAAGCTTTTCTCAAGCACTGAATTATTTGCATAGCAAAGGGCATAAAAAAATTGGTTACTGTTTAGCGCGGAATTCAGGGTCTAATAGTAGATATAGAGAAAAAGCTTATGAAGATTTTCTCAAAAAAATAAATGAGCCGTTTGTTCCCGACTATGTATTTTATGATTGCTTATACTTTGAAGATGGACAAACCGTAATACAGCGACTGATTGGTATGCACAGTCCTCCTACAGCTTTGATCGTTACTAACGATCAAGTAGCTGCTGGAATATTGGTTTGTTGTACGGAAGAGGACATATCGGTACCAGATCAATTGGCCATCCTAAGTTTTGACAATCAGCCCATTGCACAAGTCATGAACATAACCACTCTTGAAATCCCATTAGTAGAAATAGGAAAAAATCTATTGCTGCAAGCTATCAATCATCGACAAGTTCATCATGATGAGCTATTTGTAAAAATGATTGAACGAAAAACCGTTTAA
- a CDS encoding peroxiredoxin-like family protein, producing the protein MTTMTQEINEYIEKFKANKPKEVQVKMQHAIEELEASNEGKGLRTGEQAPNFNLPNAAGETVELYEQLKKGPVVLTFYRGNWCPYCNMELRAYQQIIGEIHDQGAELIAISPQTPDQSMSIQEKHDLEYLVVSDEGNNVANQFNLVYQLPEYLVELYKAIGLDVAKHNGDDTWTLPVSATYIIQTDGTIAYEYTKSDYKDRVEPSDVLQELKKIN; encoded by the coding sequence ATGACAACGATGACACAAGAAATTAATGAATATATCGAAAAATTTAAAGCCAACAAGCCAAAAGAAGTTCAAGTAAAAATGCAACATGCGATTGAAGAATTAGAAGCATCGAACGAAGGAAAAGGATTAAGAACAGGCGAACAAGCACCAAACTTTAACTTACCTAATGCTGCAGGCGAAACGGTTGAACTATACGAGCAGCTAAAAAAAGGTCCTGTCGTGTTAACGTTTTATCGCGGGAATTGGTGTCCGTATTGCAACATGGAGCTACGCGCTTACCAGCAGATCATTGGAGAAATTCACGACCAAGGCGCTGAGCTAATTGCCATTAGCCCGCAAACACCAGACCAGTCCATGTCTATTCAAGAAAAGCACGATTTAGAGTACTTGGTAGTAAGCGATGAAGGCAATAACGTAGCAAACCAATTTAATTTGGTTTACCAATTGCCAGAATACCTGGTTGAGCTTTATAAAGCTATCGGTCTAGATGTAGCTAAACACAACGGAGACGATACCTGGACACTTCCTGTATCTGCAACTTACATCATTCAGACAGATGGTACAATCGCTTATGAATACACAAAATCAGATTATAAAGACCGTGTTGAACCTTCAGATGTACTACAAGAATTAAAAAAAATTAACTAA
- the trxA gene encoding thioredoxin, with product MSIKDVTDSTFVQATEKGFVIAELGAAWCAPCKMIAPALEEINEDQHNRISVVQLDVDNNQETAQKYGVMSIPTLLFFKDGELMEKSVGFQPKEEILSIAQKHIS from the coding sequence ATGTCGATTAAAGACGTTACGGATTCAACATTTGTTCAAGCAACCGAAAAAGGGTTTGTCATTGCCGAACTCGGCGCAGCTTGGTGTGCCCCCTGTAAGATGATCGCTCCTGCATTAGAAGAAATTAATGAGGACCAACATAACCGAATAAGCGTCGTTCAATTAGATGTTGATAATAATCAAGAAACAGCACAAAAATATGGTGTTATGAGCATTCCGACACTTCTTTTCTTTAAAGATGGAGAATTGATGGAGAAATCAGTTGGCTTTCAGCCAAAAGAAGAAATTCTTTCAATCGCCCAAAAACACATTTCTTAA
- a CDS encoding CGNR zinc finger domain-containing protein — translation METKYSFVSQYLFINFLNTINIKKITAIDFLEEKRGIDDWLAFLESQEVLNLQQVEKLKSSPVEAKELKVFRDQWRNYFSTDQRDKSSLNSLVAHTTKVPLYFNKACEPIPSKGGTEGLLALLSYDMLLALQSGVFEKIKKCESSLCYAFFVDISGKRKWCSMEICGNREKARRHYSKKIKE, via the coding sequence ATGGAAACAAAATATTCTTTCGTAAGTCAGTATCTTTTCATTAATTTTTTAAATACGATTAATATCAAAAAAATTACAGCGATAGACTTTCTTGAAGAAAAAAGAGGCATAGATGACTGGCTAGCATTTTTGGAAAGTCAGGAAGTACTAAATCTGCAGCAAGTAGAAAAACTTAAAAGCTCGCCAGTTGAAGCTAAAGAGCTGAAAGTTTTTCGCGATCAGTGGAGAAATTATTTCTCCACTGATCAAAGAGACAAAAGTTCTTTGAACTCTTTGGTAGCACATACAACAAAAGTTCCTTTGTATTTCAACAAAGCATGTGAGCCTATTCCGAGTAAAGGCGGAACAGAAGGATTGTTAGCGCTCTTGTCGTATGACATGCTGCTGGCATTACAAAGCGGAGTTTTCGAAAAAATAAAGAAATGCGAGAGTTCGCTTTGCTATGCTTTTTTTGTAGACATAAGTGGAAAACGTAAATGGTGTTCGATGGAAATTTGTGGGAATCGAGAAAAAGCAAGGAGACATTACTCGAAAAAAATCAAAGAATGA
- a CDS encoding metal ABC transporter ATP-binding protein: MVPAIKVQNIQVSYFGRPAIDAIDLTLEQGKVLGIIGPNGAGKSTLLKALLNLVSIDQGSIEIFGETLKENRKRIAYVPQRNQYDWDFPIHVLDTVLIGTYPNLGIFKRPKKKDKEWAYECLKKVGMEEFSNRQIGELSGGQQQRVFLARALAQKADIFFLDEPFVGIDVSSEEMIVKLLKDLRDQGKTVVVVHHDLSKANEYFDELLLLNKQVIQFGNPQQVLRPEVMRKAYESELSFLFEVGVN, translated from the coding sequence ATGGTTCCTGCAATTAAAGTGCAAAATATCCAGGTCTCTTATTTTGGCAGACCAGCAATTGATGCAATTGATTTGACGCTTGAACAAGGAAAAGTCTTAGGAATTATTGGTCCTAACGGCGCGGGTAAATCAACGCTATTAAAAGCATTATTAAATCTTGTCTCCATTGATCAAGGTAGTATTGAAATATTTGGAGAGACATTAAAGGAAAATCGCAAGCGAATCGCATATGTACCTCAAAGAAATCAGTATGACTGGGATTTTCCAATTCATGTTCTTGATACTGTGTTGATTGGCACTTATCCGAATTTGGGCATATTCAAGCGTCCAAAGAAAAAAGACAAAGAATGGGCTTATGAATGCCTGAAAAAAGTGGGGATGGAAGAGTTTTCTAATCGTCAAATAGGCGAATTATCCGGTGGGCAGCAACAGCGTGTCTTTCTTGCCAGAGCACTTGCGCAAAAAGCAGACATTTTCTTTTTAGACGAGCCATTTGTCGGAATTGATGTCTCTAGTGAAGAAATGATCGTTAAACTCTTGAAAGACTTACGCGATCAAGGCAAAACAGTAGTAGTCGTTCACCACGATTTAAGTAAGGCAAATGAATACTTTGATGAGTTATTGTTATTGAACAAACAAGTCATTCAATTTGGTAACCCACAGCAAGTATTGCGTCCAGAAGTTATGCGCAAAGCGTATGAAAGTGAATTATCTTTTCTATTTGAAGTTGGGGTGAACTAA
- a CDS encoding metal ABC transporter permease codes for MAFIEGLIEYDFLQKALLTSIMVGVICGVIGCFIILRGMALMGDAISHAVLPGVAISYALGISFFFGAVFTGVLTAIGIGFVSQNSRIKQDTSIGIVFSAAFALGVILITVLESSTDLYHILFGNVLAVRPSDMWITLGTGLVVLVSVFVFYKELLVTSFDETMAQVYGLPVRLIHYFLMTLLTMVTVASLQTVGIILVVAMLITPAATAYLLTDRLSTMIFLSASIGASAAVIGLYFSFTYNLASGATIVLAATALFIVAFLFSPKQGILWRKISIMKKRQLAN; via the coding sequence ATGGCTTTTATTGAAGGACTGATTGAATATGACTTTTTGCAAAAAGCATTGCTTACATCGATTATGGTCGGTGTCATTTGCGGAGTCATCGGTTGTTTTATCATCTTAAGAGGAATGGCGCTTATGGGAGATGCTATTTCACATGCTGTTTTACCGGGAGTGGCAATCTCTTACGCACTTGGCATCAGCTTTTTCTTCGGTGCTGTGTTTACAGGCGTATTAACAGCGATTGGTATCGGTTTTGTTAGTCAAAATAGCCGAATCAAACAAGATACGTCAATCGGCATAGTATTTTCTGCAGCATTTGCACTAGGTGTTATTCTCATAACGGTGCTTGAAAGCAGTACAGATTTGTACCATATCTTATTTGGTAACGTATTGGCTGTACGGCCTTCAGATATGTGGATTACGTTAGGTACAGGGTTGGTTGTACTGGTTTCTGTTTTTGTTTTTTACAAAGAACTTCTTGTTACGTCTTTTGACGAAACAATGGCACAAGTATACGGACTACCAGTGAGACTGATTCATTACTTTTTAATGACCTTACTGACGATGGTTACAGTTGCTTCACTTCAGACCGTGGGTATTATCCTTGTAGTTGCCATGCTGATTACACCTGCAGCAACAGCTTATCTCCTGACCGATCGTTTATCGACAATGATTTTCTTATCGGCTTCAATAGGAGCAAGTGCAGCTGTAATTGGTTTGTATTTCAGTTTTACTTACAATTTGGCCTCAGGTGCAACGATAGTGCTTGCCGCGACAGCTCTTTTCATCGTAGCTTTTCTTTTTTCACCAAAACAAGGAATTTTATGGCGGAAAATAAGCATAATGAAAAAAAGACAACTAGCTAATTGA